In the Nitrospirales bacterium LBB_01 genome, one interval contains:
- a CDS encoding DUF1848 domain-containing protein, translating into MIISASRRTDIPAFYADWFIQRIRAGYLCVQNPYNAHKYAKVDLSVDAVDAIVFWTKNPHPLLRHLDELSDFGYKYYFQFTLTGYPPVIEPSVPPFDEIISTFKSLSDKIGPKKVIWRFDPIIISDITTEEYIVKNFEKIAELLKDYTNRVVISFVDFYKKVIRNLDRLKNEAHINFYNINPDSERINRISDELSQIAHKNSIQIFSCSEEHDLSDFGIRRGKCIDDDLLKQLFGFDRNVSKDKNQRERCGCVVSQDIGHYDSCIHNCVYCYANSDKSAAHSNHKRHDPESQFLIGQYKD; encoded by the coding sequence GTGATAATATCGGCAAGCAGAAGAACGGATATTCCGGCTTTTTATGCCGACTGGTTCATACAAAGAATACGAGCAGGTTATCTGTGTGTTCAAAACCCCTACAATGCGCACAAGTATGCCAAAGTTGATCTTTCAGTGGACGCCGTGGATGCAATAGTGTTTTGGACAAAGAATCCGCACCCTTTGTTGAGACATCTGGATGAGCTGTCAGATTTTGGATATAAATACTATTTCCAATTTACGCTAACCGGATACCCGCCAGTGATTGAACCCTCAGTTCCGCCTTTTGATGAGATAATTTCTACGTTTAAATCGCTAAGTGATAAGATTGGGCCCAAAAAAGTTATCTGGCGGTTTGATCCAATCATAATTTCCGATATTACGACAGAGGAGTATATAGTTAAGAATTTTGAGAAGATTGCCGAGCTTTTGAAAGATTATACAAATAGGGTAGTTATCAGCTTTGTTGATTTTTATAAGAAGGTCATAAGAAATCTGGACAGACTCAAAAATGAGGCGCATATCAATTTTTATAATATTAATCCTGATAGTGAGCGGATTAACCGCATATCAGACGAGCTGTCACAGATTGCACACAAAAACTCAATACAGATTTTTAGCTGCTCGGAGGAACATGACCTTTCGGACTTTGGCATAAGGCGTGGTAAATGTATTGATGATGATTTACTCAAACAGCTTTTTGGATTTGATAGAAATGTATCGAAGGATAAAAACCAGAGGGAGAGATGCGGTTGTGTGGTAAGCCAAGACATTGGGCATTATGACAGTTGCATTCACAATTGCGTGTATTGTTATGCTAACTCAGATAAATCTGCGGCACACAGCAACCACAAGCGCCATGACCCTGAGAGCCAATTTTTAATTGGGCAATATAAAGACTGA
- a CDS encoding NAD-dependent epimerase/dehydratase family protein, translated as MKILVTGSAGFVGGYLVEELLNHGHEVVGIDNYSKYGKVEKSYDSNPSYRFVEGDVKNVDLLKELISDCDQMAAIAAIIGGISMFHELAYDLIAENERITAASFDAALWAFKHKKLKKINVLSSSMVFESTSTYPTPEGEQLKCPPPLSTYGFQKLACEYFAKGAHEQYGLPYTIIRPFNAVGIGEKRAKVEREILSGNVKLAMSHVVPDIVQKVLKGQDPLHILGSGNQIRHYTYAGDLAKGIRLCIESEKSINDDFNISTAQSTTVIELSEMIWNKINIGKPFRYVSDEPFQYDVQKRVPNVEKAKRILGFEATTTLSESLDEVIPWIADQIKIGGI; from the coding sequence ATGAAGATACTGGTAACAGGGTCAGCCGGTTTTGTCGGCGGCTATTTAGTTGAGGAGCTATTAAATCATGGACACGAGGTCGTAGGAATTGACAACTACTCTAAGTACGGCAAAGTAGAAAAAAGTTATGACAGCAACCCCTCATATCGCTTTGTTGAGGGTGATGTTAAAAACGTGGATTTACTAAAGGAGTTAATATCTGATTGTGACCAGATGGCGGCAATTGCGGCAATAATTGGCGGCATATCAATGTTTCATGAACTTGCCTACGATCTTATAGCTGAAAACGAACGCATCACCGCTGCGTCATTTGATGCGGCTCTGTGGGCATTTAAACACAAGAAGCTGAAAAAAATAAATGTACTTTCCTCATCTATGGTTTTTGAAAGCACCAGCACCTATCCAACGCCTGAAGGGGAGCAGCTTAAGTGTCCTCCTCCGCTTTCCACTTATGGCTTTCAGAAACTTGCCTGCGAATACTTTGCTAAGGGGGCACATGAGCAGTACGGGCTGCCCTATACGATAATAAGACCGTTTAATGCTGTCGGTATTGGAGAAAAGAGAGCAAAAGTGGAGAGGGAGATTCTATCCGGTAATGTGAAACTTGCTATGAGTCACGTTGTTCCTGACATTGTGCAAAAGGTACTTAAGGGACAGGATCCTCTTCATATACTGGGGAGCGGCAATCAAATCCGCCACTACACCTATGCCGGAGACCTTGCAAAAGGAATCCGCTTATGTATAGAAAGTGAAAAATCCATAAACGATGACTTTAACATATCCACAGCTCAATCAACCACAGTGATAGAGCTTTCTGAGATGATATGGAATAAAATAAACATCGGCAAACCGTTTAGATACGTATCTGATGAGCCGTTTCAGTACGACGTACAAAAGCGCGTGCCAAATGTTGAAAAGGCAAAGCGGATTTTAGGGTTTGAGGCAACAACAACTCTCAGTGAATCGCTTGATGAGGTAATCCCGTGGATAGCCGATCAGATTAAAATTGGCGGGATTTAG
- a CDS encoding HAMP domain-containing histidine kinase encodes MGSTIVGYKCESCNFHTIFSGEKQEEVRLQLRFVNDRMGYFRVTTIPLKTEQGAVYAGLSYFEEDRSVSMFKLNHDERILAFLNTFTQHGFTRARYFEIEGLPVCQIDTDGKGRKRWIMTAVSETGGGVRDDFKGKRKPFDFKPNSDIENKTKYMVENTSAVSLWVADVEMGNAPNWLKIIFYDEKTNEPIAVIAADKRDDHISKVGMVGFEYSDKKSREILDNGTQFLEAFYPLLSNVISDCIYAKRKEREIEVNNKIMDAEAEIANSDDINTALNTLLKTCVSLTNAKGANLMKLSTDKTYIEKVAGMGALQELWPKKISITDKPCSITNSIPCVIIMKENLKNNNIRRLVCQEIHGPSRKCSFIEDEGLKELIENVQVLKKIKQILKEKHTWGCFIIDYENETIGTISLRYEAPYSITNSTVKVIEKFINKVRPILAMVRAKEEVSTLPIRITHELKAPAAHIRNILSSLNRIEDKEDFNIRYKQYAAALYREAEFILATVDSVRTAETDSRWRRDDILENPGQEIENIIEIFSDNVKYPSKTILFNSEGFPKKIKFDRDAFRLVITNLLTNSFKYTPDDGKIKITHRREKDFFYISFIDNGIGVEEADNNSIFEKYKTGSNIKSTATQASGIGLATVKSIMKYHGGDVVLESLRNPTIFTIKIETEIM; translated from the coding sequence ATGGGGTCCACTATAGTTGGATATAAATGCGAGTCGTGTAATTTTCACACAATATTTTCAGGGGAAAAACAAGAAGAAGTACGGCTTCAGTTGCGTTTTGTCAACGATAGAATGGGATATTTTCGTGTTACGACTATTCCTCTAAAGACAGAGCAGGGTGCTGTATATGCAGGTCTTTCCTACTTTGAAGAGGATAGATCTGTGAGTATGTTCAAGTTAAATCACGATGAGAGAATACTTGCTTTTTTAAATACATTTACTCAACATGGTTTTACGAGGGCAAGGTACTTTGAGATTGAGGGCTTACCGGTTTGTCAAATTGATACAGATGGAAAAGGCCGCAAAAGATGGATTATGACTGCCGTGTCTGAGACTGGTGGCGGAGTAAGGGATGATTTTAAAGGAAAAAGAAAACCTTTTGATTTTAAGCCTAATTCAGATATCGAAAACAAAACTAAGTATATGGTAGAAAACACATCAGCAGTATCGTTATGGGTTGCTGATGTTGAAATGGGAAATGCCCCTAACTGGTTAAAAATTATATTCTATGACGAAAAAACAAATGAACCCATAGCAGTAATTGCAGCTGACAAAAGAGATGACCACATTTCAAAAGTGGGAATGGTTGGCTTTGAGTATTCAGATAAAAAGAGCAGGGAAATTTTAGACAATGGCACTCAGTTCTTAGAAGCTTTCTATCCATTACTTTCAAATGTTATAAGTGATTGCATATATGCCAAAAGGAAAGAACGTGAGATTGAGGTCAATAATAAAATTATGGACGCTGAGGCGGAAATTGCTAATTCTGACGACATAAACACAGCCCTTAACACACTATTAAAAACATGTGTTAGCTTGACAAATGCAAAGGGCGCAAATCTGATGAAACTAAGCACTGATAAGACATACATTGAAAAAGTAGCCGGTATGGGGGCTTTGCAAGAGTTATGGCCTAAAAAAATATCTATAACTGACAAACCATGCTCAATTACGAATTCAATTCCTTGTGTTATCATTATGAAAGAGAATTTAAAAAATAATAATATAAGAAGGCTTGTTTGTCAGGAAATACATGGCCCTTCACGTAAATGCTCTTTTATAGAGGATGAAGGTTTAAAGGAGTTGATTGAAAACGTACAAGTTCTGAAAAAAATTAAACAAATATTAAAAGAAAAACACACATGGGGCTGTTTTATCATAGATTATGAAAACGAAACTATAGGTACGATAAGTCTGCGCTACGAAGCCCCCTATAGTATAACTAACAGTACCGTAAAAGTGATAGAAAAATTTATAAACAAAGTAAGACCAATTTTAGCTATGGTTCGTGCAAAGGAGGAGGTGTCAACGCTGCCGATAAGAATTACCCATGAGCTAAAAGCGCCTGCTGCACATATCCGCAACATATTGTCGAGTCTTAATAGAATTGAGGACAAAGAGGATTTTAATATAAGATATAAACAATATGCTGCTGCTTTATATAGGGAGGCAGAATTCATTTTAGCAACTGTAGATAGTGTAAGAACAGCAGAAACAGATTCTCGATGGAGAAGAGACGATATTCTTGAAAATCCAGGGCAGGAAATCGAAAATATCATAGAAATTTTTAGTGATAATGTGAAATATCCAAGCAAAACTATACTGTTCAATAGTGAGGGATTTCCTAAAAAAATAAAATTTGACAGAGACGCCTTTAGACTTGTGATTACAAATCTATTAACAAATTCCTTCAAATATACGCCTGATGATGGTAAGATAAAAATAACTCACAGGAGGGAAAAAGATTTTTTTTATATTTCTTTCATTGACAACGGAATAGGAGTTGAAGAAGCGGATAATAATAGTATATTTGAAAAGTACAAAACCGGTTCAAATATTAAAAGTACAGCTACTCAGGCAAGCGGCATAGGGTTAGCTACAGTCAAAAGTATAATGAAATATCATGGCGGGGATGTCGTTTTAGAAAGTTTGAGAAATCCAACAATATTCACTATAAAAATTGAAACGGAGATTATGTGA
- a CDS encoding DUF1834 family protein has protein sequence MLKIEEMETLITDTLNQVTGLTTVDIHVGNIEDALTGSMKLPAALVVYKGAKANLQTEGGLELLYNVDFSFTVFVIAKGVSDPRRNGKKDTKVGVKTLLEDIRGILNGLQQDSATLIWEEESLEVMTKTGIAVYSQHYRCREALTAKRGQRPTA, from the coding sequence ATGTTAAAAATCGAGGAAATGGAAACCCTGATAACAGATACACTGAATCAGGTCACTGGGCTTACCACTGTTGATATACACGTCGGCAATATTGAGGATGCACTCACAGGCAGCATGAAATTACCGGCAGCGCTTGTGGTTTACAAAGGCGCTAAGGCAAACCTACAGACAGAGGGAGGTTTGGAGCTTCTGTATAACGTTGACTTCAGCTTTACCGTCTTTGTTATCGCAAAGGGGGTCAGCGACCCCAGGCGTAACGGGAAAAAAGATACCAAAGTGGGAGTTAAAACGTTACTTGAGGACATAAGAGGAATTCTAAATGGATTACAACAAGACTCAGCCACTTTGATTTGGGAGGAGGAGAGTCTTGAGGTTATGACAAAAACAGGAATTGCAGTGTACTCCCAGCATTATAGATGCAGGGAGGCACTGACAGCTAAGAGGGGTCAGCGACCCACGGCATAA
- a CDS encoding glycosyltransferase → MTKLAIIIPVYNEAENISATISEIESLVKTPHIIYIVYDDDSDNTVPVVKALKENGASVELLKNPKKGACEAIKWGLKTADGDYKLVTMADMSDDYVDVDKMCALMDEGFDLVCGSRYCRGGKQIGGGVIKKTMSRTAGLTLKLFAGVPTYDATNSFKLYRSTMLETFEIQSDGGFEIGLEIIAKAYTRGYKITEVPTTWKDREKGQSRFKIIQWLPKYLKWYFYAIRR, encoded by the coding sequence ATGACCAAACTTGCGATAATAATCCCTGTGTATAATGAAGCGGAAAATATATCTGCTACGATTTCTGAGATAGAAAGTTTGGTTAAAACCCCTCACATTATTTACATTGTCTATGACGATGACAGTGATAACACAGTACCGGTAGTAAAAGCGCTAAAGGAAAACGGGGCGTCTGTGGAACTGCTAAAGAACCCTAAAAAGGGCGCATGTGAGGCTATCAAATGGGGACTTAAGACTGCTGACGGTGATTACAAACTTGTTACAATGGCTGACATGTCTGATGATTACGTCGATGTTGATAAAATGTGCGCCCTGATGGACGAGGGGTTTGATCTTGTCTGCGGCAGCAGGTATTGTAGGGGTGGCAAACAGATAGGCGGTGGCGTCATAAAGAAAACCATGTCACGCACAGCAGGGCTTACGCTTAAATTATTCGCCGGAGTTCCAACGTATGATGCTACAAACAGTTTTAAACTTTACCGAAGCACGATGCTTGAGACATTTGAAATACAAAGCGACGGCGGGTTTGAGATTGGGCTTGAAATTATAGCAAAGGCATACACCAGAGGATATAAAATCACCGAGGTTCCAACCACTTGGAAAGACAGAGAAAAGGGACAGTCACGCTTTAAGATAATCCAATGGCTGCCCAAATATCTGAAGTGGTACTTTTACGCTATTAGACGTTAA
- a CDS encoding polyprenyl synthetase family protein codes for MKCDKLLNAHDVFDRYEKDLRQVEKYLTDIFKSDAVLIPVIGQHIIGGGGKRLRPLFLVIAAALTGYRGDKAYIFASVIEAIHTASLLHDDVVDGASVRRGKTTSHSIWGNHVVILVGDYLYANSLRIAVEQHDPHIVEAIAQAATKMTEGEILQLQKIADPSITEEDYINIVERKTGSLFSASCRIGALLGGSSVEKVEALTSFGLKCGIVFQMCDDILDFQADETLLGKRLGKDLIEGKITLPLIYLLKYAAEAERDEVMSIIKSIDEGKTEEAVAADMKRIITLLKSYDIIEKTYKRAEEFVCEAKDELVLFDDCDEKDALMLIAYYAMKRAT; via the coding sequence TTGAAATGTGACAAATTATTGAACGCTCATGACGTGTTTGACAGATACGAAAAGGATTTAAGACAAGTAGAGAAGTATCTGACGGATATTTTTAAAAGTGACGCTGTTTTAATTCCTGTCATAGGGCAGCACATAATTGGAGGCGGCGGGAAACGCTTAAGACCTTTATTTTTGGTAATAGCTGCCGCACTAACCGGCTACAGAGGCGACAAGGCTTACATTTTTGCCAGCGTTATAGAGGCAATTCACACGGCCTCGTTGCTTCATGACGATGTGGTTGACGGAGCCTCTGTGCGGCGCGGTAAAACTACCTCTCACTCTATATGGGGAAATCATGTAGTGATTTTAGTTGGCGATTATCTGTATGCTAACTCCCTAAGAATTGCTGTTGAGCAGCATGACCCGCATATCGTAGAGGCGATAGCCCAGGCAGCTACAAAAATGACTGAGGGTGAAATCCTGCAATTGCAAAAAATCGCAGATCCCTCTATCACTGAAGAGGACTACATAAATATAGTGGAAAGGAAGACCGGTTCGCTATTCTCAGCATCATGCCGGATAGGGGCGCTGCTTGGCGGCTCATCGGTGGAAAAAGTGGAGGCTCTGACCTCTTTTGGACTTAAGTGCGGTATAGTGTTTCAGATGTGCGATGATATTTTGGATTTTCAAGCGGATGAGACTCTATTGGGAAAGCGGCTTGGAAAGGACCTTATAGAAGGAAAAATCACGCTACCTCTGATATATCTTCTCAAATATGCTGCAGAGGCTGAAAGGGACGAGGTAATGAGTATAATAAAATCCATTGACGAGGGCAAAACTGAAGAGGCCGTCGCTGCAGATATGAAACGAATCATTACACTTTTAAAGAGTTATGACATAATAGAAAAGACATACAAAAGAGCTGAGGAATTTGTGTGTGAGGCTAAGGACGAGCTTGTCTTGTTTGATGATTGCGATGAGAAAGATGCTCTTATGTTAATTGCATATTATGCCATGAAGAGGGCAACCTAA
- a CDS encoding DUF935 family protein, with protein MAILNTGHTKPTLKSKNAATQDSPVYEEVSVVSVRDRYNNYPSEGLTPERLSRIFKEADSGNITRQAELFSEIEEKDPHLGSILQIRKAQTARLGWEILPASDSQLDVQIAQSAKEMFDYIENFEDALMDMLDAIGKGFSVLEILWSYSEGKVWIDNLKWVNQKRFTFFSKETILPLPNLITDSEPIYGEQLPPNKFVIHKYRSRSGILPRAGLLRPCAYMYLFKTYGIKDWVVYNELFSVPMRIGKYKSGAGKGEIEALKQAVFNLSVDSAAVISDNTLIELLESKINGNSSAFNDFISFCDKSMTKAILGHTAAVESMQGKLGSEQEAQNVRQDLLESDAVALAKTIKTYIITPWVKFNFGPNIGIPKFRFNFEDKDDLEKTANTYKTLVSMGFTEISTNHIYEKFGIPKPIEGEKTLGDNALKKTNNR; from the coding sequence ATGGCGATTTTAAATACTGGGCATACTAAGCCTACTCTTAAAAGTAAAAATGCTGCAACACAAGACAGTCCGGTTTATGAAGAGGTCTCCGTTGTAAGCGTTCGTGACAGGTATAACAATTATCCGTCTGAAGGACTTACGCCGGAGAGGTTGTCAAGAATATTCAAAGAGGCAGACTCCGGAAACATCACCCGGCAGGCCGAACTGTTTTCAGAGATTGAGGAAAAGGACCCGCATCTGGGGAGCATCCTTCAGATTAGAAAAGCTCAGACGGCACGCCTTGGATGGGAAATTCTCCCCGCCTCAGATTCTCAACTGGATGTTCAGATTGCACAGTCTGCTAAGGAGATGTTTGATTACATCGAAAATTTTGAGGACGCCCTCATGGATATGCTTGACGCCATAGGTAAGGGGTTTTCAGTGCTTGAAATTCTATGGAGTTACTCCGAGGGCAAAGTGTGGATAGATAATCTTAAATGGGTCAATCAAAAAAGGTTTACTTTTTTTTCAAAAGAAACCATTTTGCCGCTGCCAAATCTTATAACCGACTCCGAGCCTATCTATGGTGAACAGCTCCCGCCAAACAAATTTGTAATCCATAAGTATCGCAGCCGCTCAGGCATTCTCCCTCGTGCCGGACTTCTAAGACCATGTGCGTATATGTATCTGTTTAAAACTTATGGCATTAAGGACTGGGTGGTATATAACGAACTGTTTTCCGTGCCAATGCGCATAGGTAAGTATAAATCCGGCGCCGGCAAGGGTGAAATAGAGGCGCTTAAGCAGGCCGTGTTTAATCTAAGCGTTGACTCCGCTGCTGTGATTTCCGACAACACTCTGATAGAGCTGCTTGAGTCCAAAATAAACGGCAACAGCTCAGCCTTTAACGACTTTATATCTTTCTGTGATAAGTCAATGACTAAGGCAATTCTTGGGCACACTGCCGCCGTAGAAAGTATGCAGGGAAAACTCGGCTCTGAGCAGGAGGCACAAAATGTCAGACAAGACCTGTTGGAATCCGACGCCGTAGCACTTGCTAAAACCATCAAGACCTACATCATAACCCCATGGGTAAAGTTTAACTTTGGCCCAAACATCGGCATCCCTAAGTTTAGATTTAATTTTGAGGACAAAGACGATTTGGAAAAGACGGCTAACACCTATAAAACCCTTGTCAGTATGGGTTTTACGGAAATCAGCACTAACCATATATACGAAAAATTCGGAATTCCTAAACCGATAGAAGGTGAAAAAACCTTGGGGGATAATGCCCTTAAAAAAACGAATAACAGATGA
- the amrA gene encoding AmmeMemoRadiSam system protein A, producing the protein MHELVKLAKDAISEYVKNKKVIALPENMAAEMKGRAGVFVSLKKGGQLRGCIGTFSPIRENVAMEIIRNAVSAATEDPRFTPVRSDELEDITYSVDVLTNPEMVNDISELNPAKYGVIVAHGNRRGLLLPDLEGVNTVAEQLRITKMKAGINPLENDVEIYKFEVRRYF; encoded by the coding sequence GTGCATGAGCTTGTAAAATTAGCTAAAGACGCCATATCTGAATACGTTAAAAACAAGAAGGTGATAGCACTCCCAGAAAATATGGCTGCTGAGATGAAAGGGCGGGCTGGGGTTTTTGTATCGCTGAAAAAGGGCGGACAGTTAAGGGGCTGTATAGGGACGTTCTCTCCAATTCGTGAAAACGTTGCAATGGAAATAATCAGAAATGCCGTATCGGCAGCCACAGAAGACCCTCGTTTTACTCCCGTACGCTCAGATGAACTTGAAGATATAACTTATTCAGTTGACGTGCTTACAAATCCTGAGATGGTAAATGACATATCGGAACTAAACCCTGCAAAGTATGGAGTCATAGTGGCACATGGCAACAGGCGAGGGCTGCTCCTGCCAGACCTTGAGGGCGTTAACACGGTTGCTGAGCAGCTGAGGATTACCAAAATGAAGGCCGGAATTAATCCTCTTGAAAATGATGTGGAAATATATAAGTTTGAGGTCAGGAGATATTTTTGA
- a CDS encoding DUF1320 domain-containing protein, with protein MYITATDICAVIKEAAVIELTDDENTGSANVDFVNSAITQSDGVIDSYLATRYKLPLSLVPDVIKSVAVTLTVYNLYQRSSLEIDEKIKRAYTDAVSLLKDISKGAASLGLEERTTTSADLAESNKTTTDRVFTLDKLKGW; from the coding sequence ATGTATATAACGGCAACGGACATATGTGCGGTAATTAAAGAGGCGGCAGTCATTGAGTTAACGGATGACGAAAACACAGGGTCGGCTAATGTTGACTTTGTAAATTCTGCGATAACCCAATCGGATGGAGTTATTGACAGTTATCTGGCAACACGGTATAAGCTGCCGCTTTCTCTGGTGCCGGATGTCATTAAGTCCGTTGCCGTTACACTTACCGTGTATAATCTGTATCAACGTTCTTCGTTAGAAATTGATGAAAAGATCAAAAGGGCCTATACAGATGCGGTCTCTTTACTAAAAGACATTTCAAAGGGTGCAGCTTCATTAGGCCTTGAGGAAAGAACCACAACATCAGCAGATCTGGCTGAGTCAAACAAAACAACAACTGACAGGGTGTTTACCCTCGATAAGCTAAAGGGCTGGTAA
- a CDS encoding glycosyltransferase family 39 protein, with amino-acid sequence MQFLKTKYPAIILIVALAYGFYLRSYHLDYPSVGYHNMKENQHLSETLNFYKTGISIHRQVYFQEADRDIPYYEEYPQLPFIPAIGDVLWKIFGISFWTLRLQMIAFSLGTIVLACIFVKRLTDDTNLSLLTSVYMAIMPLNVFFGRNIQPEAPCLFFIMLFYLLFFEWVEKPSFKYSFLSALSLSIAAMAKMSFVIPAIAVIGFIPIRETVEKVRAAKRISISGFLVFATVPLYVWLTKITNINETLTEGSIHKIKLFEPFTLNFWKANSATLMSFFVDNYTVFNGMLMLGGLLLLPLAYKKARGFFSFYLISLVCYIAVFNFYFKEHSYYQMPFVFLAAFLMAHCVNYIFSLVFKNLQSHYVTALSLIVPLLSLTAVNASLTRQYDKQFFGIDVAGQYIKAHTAEKDRFLLTVTAQKLGVCYFAERFCLGTPDKAEAVEAYEKKFNSKYIFVHVSSLSDFMKLKSWPYIEKNYRIAQGGFIPYQGRMNLDYLILEKGGVFSLDDLKKSQPFFAKSYELKSAAIPFYAITLVN; translated from the coding sequence GTGCAATTTCTTAAGACTAAGTATCCGGCAATAATTCTGATAGTAGCGCTTGCTTACGGGTTTTACCTGCGCTCTTATCACTTAGACTATCCAAGCGTTGGTTATCACAACATGAAAGAAAACCAGCACTTGAGCGAAACTCTTAATTTCTATAAGACCGGTATATCTATTCACAGACAAGTCTATTTTCAGGAGGCGGACAGAGATATTCCATACTATGAGGAGTATCCGCAGCTGCCATTTATACCGGCTATCGGCGATGTTTTATGGAAAATCTTTGGCATCTCGTTTTGGACATTACGTCTTCAGATGATAGCCTTCTCTTTGGGCACAATTGTTCTTGCCTGTATTTTTGTAAAAAGACTGACTGATGACACTAATCTTTCTTTGCTTACCTCTGTCTATATGGCCATTATGCCGTTAAATGTGTTTTTCGGACGCAACATCCAACCGGAGGCGCCTTGTCTTTTTTTCATCATGCTGTTTTATCTCTTATTTTTTGAATGGGTTGAAAAACCCTCCTTTAAGTATTCATTTCTATCGGCGCTGTCACTGTCTATCGCTGCAATGGCTAAGATGTCTTTTGTCATTCCGGCTATTGCCGTAATTGGTTTTATTCCGATTAGGGAAACTGTTGAAAAAGTTCGGGCTGCTAAGAGGATATCCATTTCCGGTTTTTTGGTTTTTGCAACTGTGCCTCTTTATGTATGGTTAACTAAAATTACAAATATAAATGAAACTCTGACAGAGGGATCAATTCATAAGATAAAACTCTTTGAACCGTTTACTCTAAACTTTTGGAAAGCTAACTCAGCCACGTTAATGAGTTTTTTTGTTGATAACTATACTGTCTTTAACGGAATGCTGATGTTGGGCGGGTTGCTGCTTTTACCTCTTGCGTACAAAAAAGCACGTGGGTTTTTCTCATTCTATCTTATTTCATTAGTGTGTTATATCGCTGTGTTTAATTTCTATTTTAAAGAGCACAGTTACTACCAGATGCCGTTTGTGTTTCTTGCGGCATTCCTCATGGCACACTGCGTCAACTATATATTTTCACTTGTTTTTAAAAACCTGCAAAGCCACTACGTAACCGCACTGTCATTAATCGTGCCTCTTTTGAGTCTGACAGCCGTCAATGCTTCACTGACCAGACAGTATGATAAGCAGTTTTTTGGTATAGACGTAGCCGGTCAGTACATCAAAGCGCACACCGCCGAGAAAGACAGATTTCTGCTTACCGTAACCGCTCAAAAACTCGGAGTCTGCTACTTTGCCGAGAGGTTTTGCTTGGGCACTCCCGATAAAGCTGAGGCTGTTGAAGCATACGAAAAGAAATTTAATTCAAAATATATTTTTGTCCACGTTAGTTCCTTGTCTGATTTTATGAAGCTCAAGTCCTGGCCCTACATAGAGAAAAACTATAGAATTGCACAGGGCGGTTTTATTCCATATCAAGGGCGAATGAATCTTGACTATCTAATTTTAGAAAAAGGCGGAGTGTTTTCATTGGATGACTTAAAGAAGTCTCAACCATTCTTTGCAAAATCATACGAGCTAAAGAGTGCAGCAATTCCTTTTTACGCCATCACATTGGTAAATTAG